The Sulfuricurvum sp. genome contains a region encoding:
- a CDS encoding YdiU family protein codes for MKLTDVILTTPYLDLSTIFYHEVSPTPLKNPLLVSVNPEVAQLLGLNPAHLNDKELENLLNGTLLLEGSRPYAMCYAGHQFGYYVQRLGDGRAINLGALNGWNLQLKGSGVTRYSRQGDGRAVLRSSIREYLISEAMNALGIPTSRALALISSDEKVARERWERGAIVLRLAPSWIRFGSFEYFFHTNKHKELESLADFCLQESFPQFIGSEDAYLKMFAEIVKRTAELIASWQSVGFNHGVMNTDNMSAIGITIDYGPFAFMDTFESGYICNHTDAQGRYSYDNQPRIGYWNLERLAHALSPLVTHEKLQSELEQYGNYFTNQLMQLLRAKLGLDTTQENDSDLLRALFSVMENGRIDMTPFFRTLSRYEGNRDALLALTLAPNQLNEWLERYDVRLTDNSSSVDERHRQMLRTNPKYVLKNYILQEAIDEAEGGNYTRVNDLLRIAQNPYDEHSDFERYAGVTPPQHTNLKLSCSS; via the coding sequence ATGAAACTAACTGACGTAATCCTCACAACACCCTATCTCGATCTAAGTACTATCTTCTACCATGAAGTCTCCCCTACACCACTAAAAAATCCTCTACTTGTCAGCGTCAATCCTGAAGTAGCACAACTTTTAGGGCTTAATCCAGCCCATCTTAATGATAAAGAACTCGAAAATCTTCTCAATGGAACCTTACTATTAGAAGGTTCACGCCCCTATGCAATGTGCTATGCCGGTCATCAGTTCGGGTATTACGTACAGCGACTCGGTGATGGTCGGGCAATCAATCTAGGAGCCCTAAACGGATGGAACTTACAGCTAAAGGGCTCAGGAGTGACCCGCTATTCCCGTCAAGGTGACGGACGAGCCGTATTACGCTCCTCCATTCGCGAATATTTGATAAGTGAAGCGATGAACGCCCTTGGAATTCCCACAAGCCGTGCGCTGGCACTGATCAGTTCTGATGAAAAAGTAGCGCGTGAGCGATGGGAGAGAGGTGCTATCGTGTTGCGTTTAGCACCGTCTTGGATACGGTTTGGAAGTTTTGAGTATTTTTTCCATACCAATAAACACAAAGAGCTTGAAAGCTTAGCCGACTTTTGTCTCCAAGAATCATTTCCACAATTTATAGGCAGTGAAGATGCCTATCTCAAAATGTTCGCTGAAATCGTGAAACGAACCGCAGAACTGATTGCTTCTTGGCAATCGGTTGGATTTAACCACGGGGTAATGAACACCGATAATATGTCCGCCATCGGTATCACCATCGATTACGGTCCCTTCGCATTTATGGATACATTTGAAAGTGGTTACATCTGCAATCATACTGATGCTCAAGGACGATACAGCTACGATAACCAGCCACGTATCGGGTATTGGAATCTTGAACGTCTTGCCCATGCCCTTTCTCCTCTAGTTACCCACGAAAAGCTCCAAAGCGAGTTAGAACAATACGGCAACTATTTCACAAACCAACTTATGCAACTTTTACGTGCCAAACTCGGTCTTGACACGACACAAGAAAACGATAGTGATCTGTTGAGAGCCCTCTTTTCCGTCATGGAAAACGGGCGTATCGATATGACCCCGTTCTTCCGTACTCTTAGCCGTTATGAGGGTAATCGGGATGCACTATTAGCATTGACTCTCGCCCCAAATCAACTCAATGAATGGCTTGAACGATACGACGTGAGGTTAACCGATAACAGCTCATCTGTGGATGAACGTCATAGACAAATGCTCCGTACCAATCCCAAATACGTCCTCAAAAACTACATCCTCCAAGAGGCTATCGATGAAGCGGAGGGGGGGAATTATACACGTGTAAACGATCTGCTCCGTATCGCCCAAAACCCCTATGATGAACATAGTGATTTCGAACGCTATGCAGGGGTGACCCCTCCTCAACACACCAATCTAAAACTTAGTTGTTCGTCGTAG
- a CDS encoding glycoside hydrolase family 18 protein → MKEIIFLFIISLLIMLGSNGCSNGDNPSTQQQSETNISNTASGTWVTGYYVMYERDMLPPEEIDWSGLTHIVVARVLANSDGTLNTNFDYDPTNGPALAKDIAVRAHTAGKKAILMLGGAGNGVQIRDALTNHRTQFISNLISAMNTYGYDGLDLDWEDNIDMDLFILFAKELRQAAPNAILTLPGGPLNINYDTVDPKLVEVIQYIDQFNLMSYYPTTSWSGSGWYSWHNSPLSGVKPTTPVSIDDSLDRYVKAGVPKEKLGMGVGFYTICYNGGITAPNQSTENGVSIVGGDHEYPLSELFGTNGAYDETSRFWDNDAKASYLSLSQSERHGCRYVSFEDEESLIAKGDFTRNNKYGGIIIWTINQGHVRSHSQPNFLFQALRKGFIEPNFQRKVGISIMQGNSWLKTSSTMQLRALITGTSNKSLIWSITTPNCGSITANGLYTAPATEKTCSVRAVSTADSTQIADANMTITNVEWTPQFDISRTGTHWVEIAAKDKDVISLSFDLTDGTTQAISLNYTDYLGYPHFATNFGFPTGGGTYTFHAKSANNRSANINLNIPVCSPNSEGICQ, encoded by the coding sequence ATGAAAGAGATTATTTTTCTATTCATAATAAGTTTGCTAATTATGCTAGGCTCAAACGGTTGTTCCAATGGAGATAACCCATCAACACAGCAACAATCAGAGACCAATATCTCTAACACTGCATCAGGAACATGGGTAACCGGCTACTACGTCATGTATGAGCGTGATATGTTACCTCCTGAAGAGATCGACTGGAGCGGTTTAACCCATATTGTTGTAGCTCGCGTCCTTGCCAATTCAGACGGTACACTTAACACCAACTTCGATTATGATCCGACAAACGGACCTGCCCTTGCAAAAGATATTGCTGTTCGTGCTCACACAGCAGGGAAAAAAGCGATTTTAATGTTGGGAGGAGCCGGTAACGGTGTTCAAATTCGCGATGCTCTAACCAATCATCGTACTCAATTTATTTCCAATCTGATTAGTGCCATGAATACGTACGGTTATGATGGTTTAGATTTAGACTGGGAAGACAATATCGATATGGATCTCTTTATCCTCTTTGCCAAAGAGCTCCGACAAGCTGCCCCAAATGCCATCCTTACCCTCCCCGGAGGACCTCTAAATATCAATTACGATACTGTCGATCCCAAACTTGTCGAAGTGATTCAATACATCGATCAGTTCAACCTTATGTCCTACTACCCAACCACCTCTTGGAGCGGTTCTGGATGGTATTCATGGCATAACTCACCCCTTTCAGGTGTAAAACCCACCACTCCTGTCAGTATCGATGACTCATTGGATCGTTATGTTAAAGCAGGTGTCCCCAAAGAAAAACTAGGGATGGGGGTAGGTTTCTACACCATTTGCTATAACGGCGGTATAACTGCCCCTAACCAAAGCACCGAAAACGGTGTTAGCATCGTAGGAGGTGATCATGAGTACCCCCTTTCCGAGCTTTTTGGAACTAACGGTGCGTATGATGAAACCTCACGATTTTGGGATAACGATGCAAAAGCTTCCTATCTCTCTTTGAGCCAATCTGAACGTCACGGATGTCGTTATGTATCTTTTGAAGATGAAGAATCTCTCATAGCCAAAGGGGATTTTACACGAAATAACAAATACGGTGGGATTATCATCTGGACGATCAATCAAGGGCACGTGAGATCCCATTCTCAACCCAATTTTCTCTTTCAAGCACTACGAAAAGGGTTTATCGAGCCTAACTTCCAACGTAAAGTCGGTATCTCCATTATGCAAGGAAATTCGTGGCTAAAAACCTCATCCACCATGCAACTCAGAGCACTCATCACCGGAACGAGCAACAAATCACTCATCTGGTCGATCACCACGCCCAATTGCGGTTCGATAACCGCTAATGGGCTTTATACCGCACCCGCAACTGAAAAAACCTGTAGTGTTCGTGCCGTTTCTACAGCGGATTCAACTCAAATCGCCGATGCAAACATGACCATTACCAACGTTGAATGGACTCCTCAATTTGATATTAGTCGTACCGGAACACATTGGGTCGAAATAGCCGCAAAAGACAAAGATGTCATCTCTCTATCGTTTGATTTAACCGACGGGACTACACAAGCCATATCTTTGAATTACACCGATTATCTAGGATACCCCCACTTTGCGACCAATTTCGGATTCCCTACGGGCGGGGGGACTTACACCTTTCATGCCAAATCTGCCAACAACCGTTCAGCGAATATCAACCTTAACATCCCCGTTTGTTCCCCTAATAGCGAAGGGATATGTCAATAG
- a CDS encoding ArsS family sensor histidine kinase: MAHSIFLRITLFFMVTLTAMIIGFYSIHQKIHQEHTHKLEIEAGELLLILRQSIFLPSAQRHNFLQEHGYSSVQPHPDLIKTLHTVFNSPPKSYPPEIQDSIKEGKIQILKDENHLYVYLTKATPPLLVIKTDAAQRSLWPEMIFISLIVALLLLYWLIIKTLFPLKRLIHSIHNYANEGTYIPIKSTQKDEIALVAQALDNAMHKNQTLLEARRLFLRNIMHELKTPITVGKLSLPFLKKGEEKSILERAFFRMENLIAELVRVEQITSGALVPHLEWCEPEQLSEKAISFLFLTKESIESSYDGTLFYVDCDVFVTVFKNLIDNGIKYSNDGKVRIIQKNESLYFYNKGEPWPAECTLETLSEPFFHHHQNPHSFGLGLYIVKSIIDAHNFTLSYSYTDGEHCFEIFCHNPLAKSPLS; this comes from the coding sequence ATGGCACATAGTATTTTTCTAAGAATTACCCTCTTTTTTATGGTTACGCTGACTGCCATGATTATTGGCTTCTATTCAATCCACCAAAAGATTCATCAAGAACATACCCATAAACTTGAGATAGAAGCAGGTGAACTGCTCTTGATATTACGACAAAGTATCTTTCTCCCTTCAGCACAGCGCCACAATTTTTTACAAGAACATGGCTACAGCAGTGTCCAGCCCCATCCTGATCTGATAAAAACACTGCATACAGTTTTTAACTCACCCCCTAAAAGCTATCCACCGGAGATACAAGATTCCATTAAAGAGGGAAAAATACAAATACTAAAAGATGAAAATCACCTCTATGTCTATCTCACCAAAGCAACCCCTCCTCTACTTGTCATCAAAACCGATGCTGCTCAACGCTCACTTTGGCCAGAAATGATTTTTATCTCCCTAATAGTTGCCCTTTTACTCCTATATTGGCTTATTATTAAAACCCTATTTCCTCTAAAGAGACTAATCCATTCGATTCATAACTATGCTAATGAGGGAACCTATATCCCCATAAAGAGTACTCAAAAAGATGAAATAGCTCTAGTAGCTCAAGCACTTGATAATGCAATGCATAAGAATCAAACTCTTTTAGAGGCTCGTAGACTCTTTTTACGAAATATCATGCATGAACTGAAAACACCTATTACTGTAGGGAAACTTTCCCTCCCTTTTCTCAAAAAAGGGGAAGAAAAATCTATTTTAGAACGGGCATTTTTTCGTATGGAGAATCTCATAGCCGAACTGGTTCGTGTTGAGCAGATTACTTCAGGAGCGCTCGTCCCCCATTTGGAATGGTGCGAACCCGAACAATTAAGTGAAAAAGCAATTAGCTTCTTATTCCTTACCAAAGAGAGTATTGAGAGTTCTTATGATGGTACGCTCTTTTATGTCGATTGTGATGTTTTCGTAACCGTATTTAAGAATTTGATCGATAACGGTATCAAATACAGCAATGATGGTAAAGTTCGAATTATCCAAAAAAATGAATCACTCTATTTCTATAATAAAGGGGAACCGTGGCCTGCTGAGTGTACTCTCGAAACATTAAGCGAGCCGTTTTTTCACCATCATCAAAATCCGCACAGTTTTGGTTTGGGGCTCTATATTGTCAAATCGATTATTGATGCCCATAATTTTACCCTCTCTTACAGTTACACCGATGGAGAGCACTGTTTTGAAATTTTTTGTCACAATCCACTCGCAAAATCTCCATTGTCTTAA
- a CDS encoding response regulator transcription factor has protein sequence MLQALMVEDDPDITTLLVNYLKNYGIALHGVSTPSEGLELLDNEHFNLIIVDLTLPQMDGLELCKEIRLKTDIPIIISSARSDTNDKVIGLKYGADDYLSKPYEPRELIARIKSVLRRYKPSVERQNLQFTLDKEKHNITFNGSSLSLTRAEYEILTLFILHNNQTLSRNFLASASDSISEESSERTIDVIIRRLRQKIEKDPKNPRFIHSIRGSGYRFSG, from the coding sequence ATGCTTCAAGCCCTCATGGTCGAAGATGATCCGGATATTACGACACTGCTCGTCAACTATCTCAAAAACTACGGGATAGCACTTCACGGTGTTTCAACCCCATCTGAGGGGTTGGAACTCTTAGATAATGAACACTTTAATCTTATTATTGTCGATTTAACCCTCCCCCAAATGGATGGATTAGAGTTGTGCAAAGAGATTCGACTCAAAACCGATATACCCATCATCATATCCAGCGCCCGCAGTGATACCAATGATAAAGTGATCGGTCTAAAATACGGTGCTGATGATTATCTCTCAAAACCGTATGAGCCGCGTGAACTCATTGCCCGTATTAAAAGTGTTTTACGTCGCTATAAACCAAGTGTAGAGAGACAAAATCTCCAATTCACACTCGATAAAGAAAAACATAATATTACTTTTAACGGCTCTAGTCTCTCTCTCACACGTGCTGAATACGAAATTCTCACTCTTTTTATCCTTCACAATAACCAAACGCTTAGCCGTAATTTTCTAGCTAGCGCATCGGACTCTATCTCCGAAGAGAGTTCTGAACGTACCATTGACGTTATCATTCGACGTTTACGTCAAAAAATAGAAAAAGATCCTAAAAACCCCCGTTTCATCCACTCTATTCGTGGAAGCGGCTATCGTTTCTCAGGCTAA
- a CDS encoding efflux RND transporter permease subunit produces the protein MYQKFENYLFSVLASPAKKRLFLWLTLVGFILSVAMIPTKLVMAKMLPGKNNDTYSVYIDLPTGSSIEQTTHVSECVTKILQKEPEALDMEVFLGSGSPLDFAGLIKGSHFKNSENVAEVVLNLTKKHDRSEPSYMMVQRLRPVIQKQCEILYPQTSIKFVEPPAGPPTMAAIVAEVYGSDASGIRHLSERIKGVFQKTNGLVDIDIMQDEIYDKFEVRVNSDKIARAGLNIKHVNDILYLAYEGMDIAVKNSSKVSEQIPIFLVLDSAGKKFSSKDLGAIQMKLSSLKLLNGMGMMVPLTEVVDIVAVKSNPMIVSKNLHQMSNVLAETDMVSQVYPLMDARNMILDTFSDEYEITKTGLFNLQLVDKKSKNIYDLKWDGEMKVTLDTFVDLGGAFIAALILIFLLMVVYYKSFVLSGIVLLGSFLSIVGVIVGHFIMDVFTADTFFLTATSLIGFIALIGISSRNSLLLIDFTKSLMVDKGMEKKEAIAYAAATRAKPIFLTAAAIILASTLLASDAVFGGLGVSLIFGTIAAVVASLVVVPILLDNSNLEQHFNFHPRKAVSIIEP, from the coding sequence ATGTATCAAAAGTTTGAAAATTATCTCTTCAGTGTCCTTGCTTCTCCCGCAAAAAAAAGGCTCTTTTTATGGTTAACTTTAGTAGGGTTCATCCTCTCGGTTGCCATGATTCCGACAAAACTAGTCATGGCAAAAATGCTTCCCGGCAAAAATAATGATACCTACTCGGTCTATATCGATCTCCCTACCGGAAGTTCTATCGAGCAAACCACACACGTTAGTGAATGCGTCACGAAAATTCTTCAGAAAGAGCCTGAAGCTCTCGATATGGAAGTATTTTTAGGTTCGGGTTCACCACTCGATTTTGCAGGTCTCATCAAAGGGAGCCATTTTAAAAATTCTGAAAATGTTGCCGAAGTGGTTCTCAACCTCACCAAAAAACATGATCGAAGCGAGCCATCTTACATGATGGTGCAACGTCTCCGTCCTGTGATTCAAAAACAGTGTGAAATCCTCTACCCGCAAACCAGTATCAAATTTGTCGAGCCACCTGCCGGTCCTCCGACAATGGCGGCTATCGTAGCGGAAGTATACGGTAGCGATGCTTCCGGTATTCGTCATTTAAGTGAACGTATCAAAGGGGTATTCCAAAAAACAAATGGTCTTGTTGATATCGATATCATGCAAGATGAGATTTATGATAAATTTGAAGTACGCGTTAACAGCGATAAGATTGCTCGTGCAGGTTTAAATATTAAACATGTCAACGATATTCTTTATCTCGCGTACGAGGGGATGGATATCGCGGTTAAAAACTCAAGCAAAGTTTCCGAACAAATCCCTATCTTTTTGGTTCTTGACTCCGCAGGGAAAAAATTTAGTTCTAAAGATTTGGGAGCAATTCAAATGAAACTCTCCAGTCTGAAACTGCTCAACGGTATGGGGATGATGGTTCCCCTCACTGAGGTGGTGGATATCGTTGCGGTAAAATCGAATCCGATGATCGTGAGTAAAAACCTTCACCAAATGAGTAATGTCCTCGCTGAAACCGATATGGTCTCTCAGGTTTATCCTCTGATGGATGCACGTAATATGATTCTCGATACCTTCAGTGATGAGTACGAGATTACCAAAACCGGTTTGTTCAATCTTCAACTTGTTGATAAAAAGAGCAAAAATATCTATGATCTTAAATGGGATGGTGAGATGAAGGTCACGTTGGATACATTCGTCGATCTCGGAGGGGCATTTATCGCTGCGCTAATCCTCATTTTCTTGTTGATGGTTGTTTATTACAAAAGCTTTGTTCTAAGCGGTATCGTACTGTTGGGTAGTTTTCTCTCTATCGTCGGGGTTATTGTCGGTCATTTCATCATGGATGTGTTTACCGCAGATACTTTTTTCTTAACGGCAACGTCATTGATCGGATTTATCGCCCTCATCGGAATTAGCTCGCGTAATTCTCTCCTCCTCATCGATTTTACCAAATCACTGATGGTGGATAAAGGGATGGAGAAAAAAGAGGCGATAGCCTACGCAGCGGCAACCCGTGCGAAACCGATTTTTCTCACCGCTGCTGCGATTATACTCGCTTCAACATTGCTTGCGAGTGACGCGGTTTTCGGAGGGCTTGGAGTTTCACTTATTTTTGGTACAATAGCAGCAGTTGTCGCCTCTTTGGTAGTTGTCCCTATTTTATTGGATAATTCGAACTTAGAGCAACATTTCAATTTTCATCCACGTAAGGCTGTATCCATCATAGAGCCTTAA
- a CDS encoding efflux RND transporter permease subunit, with translation MSFHTAPYHPKDSAGKLAKGFLRNPLTPILGIFLLVIGYIALIMMPREENPQMVVSGSTVIIAMPGATAKEIENVIVKPLERKLKEVKGIENLHGMAMDNVAVINAAFFIGEAKEDSNLKIYDKIMQNISILPKGAMQPIIKPLDIDVDIPIVSVAFYSNNPKMDPTQLYDRVKEIQHHINGLPNVAVTDIKGAKKHQFNVQVDINRLSGYNLSLGQIVQAVQALSYNVPEIKGKTESNEIVMIGVRNAIESVEDVGNIIIAQYGGSAIYLRDVATVTDGQDIQNFKSALVSVKNEKGTFAPLKDQVTLTVSKLQGTNSVIIAEAVKTELEKYKEQMKSQGINYVITRNDGERANEAVNELVFHLLLSIVIIAILLIFVLGWRESLIVTFTVPAILAITLFIAYLTGQTINRITLFAFLLSLGLLVDAAIIVIENIHRHFHAPDAHTKDADQLMVEATDEIGAPTNIATLAIILTMVPMAFVGQMMGQFMKPIPANVPVSLVASLFVAYIFTPYLAIRLLKKPEPHTDDHHGKAH, from the coding sequence ATGTCTTTTCACACTGCACCGTATCATCCTAAAGATTCTGCCGGAAAACTAGCCAAGGGGTTTTTACGTAATCCACTCACCCCTATTTTAGGGATATTTCTCCTTGTAATCGGCTATATTGCACTCATCATGATGCCACGTGAAGAGAATCCCCAAATGGTGGTCAGTGGTTCAACCGTCATCATCGCAATGCCGGGAGCTACCGCCAAAGAGATAGAAAATGTTATCGTCAAACCGTTAGAGCGTAAACTCAAAGAGGTTAAGGGGATTGAAAATCTCCACGGTATGGCAATGGATAATGTCGCCGTTATCAATGCCGCCTTTTTTATCGGTGAAGCAAAAGAGGACTCTAACCTCAAGATTTATGACAAAATCATGCAAAACATCTCTATCCTCCCAAAAGGGGCGATGCAACCGATTATTAAACCCCTCGATATCGATGTCGATATCCCTATCGTCTCCGTTGCGTTTTATTCCAACAATCCGAAAATGGATCCAACACAACTTTATGATCGTGTCAAAGAGATTCAACACCACATCAACGGTTTGCCTAACGTCGCCGTAACCGATATTAAGGGGGCAAAAAAACATCAGTTTAATGTCCAAGTTGATATCAACCGTCTCAGCGGTTATAATCTCTCCCTCGGACAAATCGTTCAAGCGGTTCAAGCTCTCTCCTATAATGTCCCTGAAATCAAAGGGAAAACAGAGTCTAATGAAATCGTTATGATTGGTGTGCGCAACGCTATCGAGAGTGTCGAAGATGTCGGAAATATCATCATCGCCCAATACGGCGGTTCGGCAATCTATCTGCGTGATGTCGCTACAGTAACCGATGGTCAAGATATCCAAAACTTTAAATCCGCATTGGTGAGTGTGAAAAATGAGAAAGGAACTTTTGCTCCCCTCAAAGATCAAGTCACCCTCACCGTCTCTAAACTCCAAGGGACAAACTCAGTTATCATCGCTGAAGCGGTTAAAACGGAACTTGAAAAATACAAAGAGCAAATGAAATCTCAGGGGATCAACTACGTCATCACCCGAAATGACGGTGAACGGGCAAACGAAGCGGTTAATGAACTCGTATTTCACCTCCTCCTCTCAATCGTTATTATCGCTATTTTGCTCATCTTCGTTCTCGGGTGGAGAGAATCGCTTATCGTCACCTTTACCGTTCCGGCTATTTTGGCGATTACCCTCTTTATCGCCTATCTCACTGGACAAACGATTAATCGAATCACCCTCTTTGCTTTTCTACTGAGTCTAGGATTACTGGTTGATGCTGCGATTATTGTTATCGAAAATATTCATCGCCATTTTCATGCACCCGATGCCCATACAAAAGACGCTGACCAACTAATGGTAGAGGCAACCGATGAGATTGGTGCACCGACCAATATTGCTACTCTCGCGATCATTCTCACCATGGTTCCAATGGCGTTTGTTGGACAAATGATGGGACAGTTTATGAAACCGATTCCTGCCAATGTCCCCGTTTCTCTTGTAGCATCACTTTTTGTTGCCTACATTTTTACGCCGTATCTCGCAATACGACTTCTTAAAAAACCTGAACCTCATACCGATGACCACCATGGAAAGGCGCACTAA
- a CDS encoding efflux RND transporter periplasmic adaptor subunit yields the protein MKLLLSLLTLSSALSAAGLSLSGVIISDNQKMITSRNMGFVTSVNVSEGSQVRKGDLLYTIDSREIDSAKTQVDMGIAQAELSLQMYQNQYENVKVNLERNRRLLAQDMVSRYEVENLELAEKNLKNTIKISERQVSQAKARQSEVTNQYQYLRIVAPNSGVVISKNIKVGEMAMPGMPAIVLSDLSTLKIEVEVAESNLKLAPVGKKVKITIPSMGYVGIGTVSSVIPSSNPMTHTFKVKVSFSAKQTVYPGMYATVELN from the coding sequence ATGAAACTACTTTTATCACTACTCACACTCAGTTCTGCCCTCAGTGCAGCCGGTCTAAGCCTCTCAGGTGTTATAATTTCCGATAATCAAAAAATGATTACCAGTCGTAACATGGGATTTGTTACCAGTGTTAATGTCTCTGAAGGTTCCCAAGTACGTAAAGGCGATCTTCTCTACACCATCGATTCACGCGAAATCGATTCGGCTAAAACACAAGTCGATATGGGGATTGCTCAAGCGGAATTATCCCTGCAAATGTACCAAAACCAATATGAAAACGTCAAAGTCAATCTCGAACGTAACCGACGTTTGCTCGCACAAGACATGGTAAGTCGATATGAAGTCGAAAATCTGGAATTGGCTGAAAAAAACCTCAAAAACACCATTAAAATTTCTGAACGTCAAGTGAGCCAAGCCAAAGCACGCCAAAGCGAAGTGACCAACCAATACCAATATTTACGGATTGTTGCCCCTAATAGCGGAGTCGTTATCTCTAAAAATATCAAAGTGGGTGAGATGGCAATGCCGGGGATGCCCGCGATTGTCCTCTCAGATTTAAGCACCCTAAAAATCGAAGTGGAAGTGGCGGAAAGTAATCTCAAACTCGCTCCTGTCGGTAAAAAAGTAAAAATCACTATCCCCTCAATGGGCTATGTAGGAATCGGAACGGTCAGCTCCGTCATCCCAAGTTCCAACCCGATGACCCATACGTTCAAAGTCAAAGTCTCCTTTAGCGCCAAACAAACCGTCTACCCAGGAATGTACGCTACAGTTGAGCTCAACTAA
- a CDS encoding TolC family protein has protein sequence MASPTQSLALTLLLGALNLSGSSLSLDEAITLLKEQNLEIKASSLEAKNASNDVSLAQGYNFGSLDFTENVVRSNDAGNVFGFKLSSREANFGDFGAQEFMNNFMAGSPDYVTPPNNLNYPGYQNYFQSKLTYMVPLYTGGKLSSYSKIATEMEKIKQLDTANVTAEKIYETRKSYYDMALLEHSIQKLKVIQKNIATLETTTEEMLKEGYAKKVDLLEVEAKKSNVDRMIAEMEGNKKLLYHYISFLLNQNVSEITVPTNDRATSTVTEADVIANNNDLKKAAHGLEVRSSMVDVAYAPLLPTLGAFAEASSADNTFLGNFKDHAAYTVGARLSWNLFNGGVDHYALEKARIDHLKTATEVELAKKGIALQYDKTRTEIDTLDIQITSLEKELEFSTQIYQNYEGRYREHLASMSDLIIKQSEQIEKIINLQMIKNKRNERIFALEKLSNGAKQ, from the coding sequence ATGGCATCTCCCACGCAAAGTCTTGCTCTTACACTCCTCCTCGGTGCTCTCAATCTTAGTGGTTCTTCCCTCTCGCTGGATGAGGCTATAACGCTTCTCAAAGAACAAAATTTGGAGATTAAAGCTTCGTCATTAGAGGCAAAAAATGCTTCTAATGATGTCTCTCTTGCCCAAGGATATAATTTCGGTTCGCTCGATTTTACCGAAAATGTTGTCCGATCCAATGATGCCGGCAACGTATTTGGATTTAAACTCAGTTCACGCGAAGCCAATTTCGGTGACTTCGGAGCACAAGAGTTCATGAACAATTTTATGGCTGGATCACCAGACTATGTCACTCCTCCGAACAACCTCAATTACCCCGGTTACCAAAACTATTTCCAAAGCAAACTCACTTATATGGTTCCCCTCTATACGGGTGGGAAGTTAAGTAGTTATTCCAAGATTGCTACTGAAATGGAGAAAATCAAACAACTCGATACAGCCAATGTAACCGCAGAGAAAATCTATGAAACCCGTAAAAGCTATTACGATATGGCACTGCTCGAACACTCAATCCAAAAACTCAAAGTTATCCAAAAAAACATTGCTACTTTAGAGACAACGACCGAAGAGATGCTCAAAGAGGGGTATGCCAAAAAAGTGGATCTCCTCGAAGTAGAGGCGAAAAAATCGAATGTTGATCGGATGATCGCTGAGATGGAGGGGAATAAAAAACTCCTCTACCATTACATCAGTTTTTTACTTAATCAAAATGTGAGTGAGATTACAGTCCCGACCAATGATCGTGCCACCTCAACTGTCACCGAAGCCGACGTTATCGCCAACAATAACGATCTCAAAAAAGCGGCACACGGGTTAGAAGTACGCTCATCCATGGTCGATGTTGCCTATGCACCGCTTCTTCCGACACTCGGAGCATTTGCCGAAGCTTCCAGTGCTGATAATACCTTTTTAGGAAATTTCAAAGATCATGCCGCGTATACTGTCGGAGCACGCTTAAGCTGGAATCTTTTTAACGGAGGGGTAGATCATTACGCACTTGAAAAAGCTCGAATCGATCATCTTAAAACCGCAACGGAAGTAGAGCTAGCCAAAAAAGGGATTGCCCTCCAATACGATAAAACCCGTACCGAAATCGATACTCTCGATATCCAAATAACCTCTTTGGAAAAAGAGTTGGAGTTCTCAACCCAAATTTACCAAAACTATGAGGGACGTTATCGTGAACATCTCGCTTCTATGAGTGATCTCATTATCAAACAATCGGAGCAAATAGAAAAAATTATTAATCTGCAAATGATTAAAAACAAACGAAATGAGCGCATTTTCGCGTTAGAAAAACTTAGCAACGGAGCTAAACAATGA